In the genome of Candidatus Krumholzibacteriia bacterium, the window CGTGTTCCGCGTGGCCGTGCGCCAGCGGCTCCAGTCGTTCGTGCGGGTGAACAACTCGGAGGTTCGCACCGGGGGCTTCGTGGGGTTGACCTATCCCTTCTCGAAGTTCCAGCGCCTCGAGCTGACGGCAGTGGGGCGGCACCTCGATCGGGCCGAGAACGAAGTCTTCGAACAGTCCGACAACCAGACCTGGCTGGCGAGTGGCTTCGTGAGCCTGGTCCACGACAACACCCTCTGGACCTGGAACGGACCCATCCGGGGCATGCGCGCGAACGTGACCTTCGGCGAGACCTACGATCTCTTCGATCGTGGCTTCGACCGGCGCACGCTGCAGCTCGACGTGCGGCGCTACGACGACCTCGGTCGCCGCATCGTGCTCGCCAGCCGTGCGCAGTGGAGGGGCAACTGGGGTGGGGATCAGCAGTTCTTCTACCTGGGTGGACCGGAGACGATCCGTGGCTACCGTCGCAACGACCTCGCGGGCGATCGGACCACACTCTTCAGCCAGGAGCTGCGGTTCCCGTTGATCGAGCGCATCGCACTGCGCTTCCCGATCGGGCCCTTCGAGCTGCCGCCGATCCGCGGCGTGCTGTTCAACGACATCGCACGGGTCGACGGTGACTTCAACGACACCGGCTGGATCGGAGCCTTCGGCTACAGCGCTTCGATGACGTTGTATCCGCCGATCGTGTTCCGGGTGGACTTCGTCCGCCGGCACGACTTCGAAGCGGTGTCGGGCCTCGACACGGACTTCTACCTGGGCCTGCAGTACTAGGCCGATCCCCGGGGCTACGACGGAACGCCGGATCGCAGGATCCGGCGTTCGTGGGACGGTCGCGGTCTCGCCGCGGGCCGAGGCTGGCAGAGTGGGCTCAGCCCTCGCTGCCCTCGCTGCGCGCGTTGGCCTGGCGCGTCAGCCGGCTCTTGAGCCGGGCGGCCTTGTTACGGTGGATCAGACCCTTGCCGGCCATGCGGTCGAGCAGGCTCTCCACGGCGACGAGCTCCCTGGTCTGGGCCTCGTCGAGCACCGATGCGGTGGCGAGGGTGGTGCGGAGGTCGCGCACACTGCGGCGCATGCGGGTGCGGCGGGCGGCGTTGCGCTTCCGGCGGATCTCGTTGGTCTTCACGCGCTTCTTGGCGCTCTTGTGGTGCGGCACGTTCGGTTCCTCGCTCGGGGAACTCCGCCGGCGCTCACTGGCGGCCACGTCACGGAGACGCGCGCCCGATCGCGGGCACGCGAGCCCGGAAGGTAGATCCACTCCCCGGGCTTGTCAAGCGGGCCCGCTTGGTGTTCGTTCTCGACACCGCCCGCGCCCCCGACCGCCCCGAGCCGCCCATGGACGACCGGCAGACACCTTCCGAGGATTTCCACGGCCACGTTCCCGAGCCGGTGCGCGAGAAGCTGCGCTCCCTGCCGGCTGCCCCGGGCGTCTACCTGATGAAGGACGACCGGGGCAAGGTGATCTACGTGGGGAAGGCCTCGCGCCTGGCGCACCGGGTGCGCAACTACTTCGGCCCGATCACCATGCTCGACCCCAAGACCCGCACCCTGGTCACGCGGATCGCGGATTTCGACTGGATCGTGGTGCCGAGCGAGCAGGACGCGCTGCTGCTCGAGGACCAGCTGATCAAGGAATACAAGCCGCGATACAACATTCGCCTGAAGGACGACAAGCGGTACCCCTATCTCTGCCTGACCACCGGCGAGCCGTACCCGCGGATCTTCGTGACCCGGCGGGCGGAGGACGACGGCAACGAGTACTACGGACCCTACACCAACGCGCGGGCCATGCGGCTGACGCTGAAGACCCTGACGGGGATCCTTCCCGTACGAACGTGCAACCTGGACCTTCCCGAGGAGACGGTGCCCCGTCCCTGCCTCGACTACCACATCGAGCGATGCTGTGCGCCGTGCGTCGACTACGTGACGAAGGACGAGTACTCCGACCTGGTCGAAGAGGTCCGGCTGTTCCTGCAGGGCCGGAGCGATCACCTGAAGACGGTTCTCCATGAGCGCATGGAACGGGCTTCGCTCGAGTTGCGCTTCGAGGAGGCGGCACAGATCCGCGACCGGATCGACGCCATCGACCAGGTGGCCGAGAAGCAACGCGTGGTCATGAGTCCGGCCACGCGCGTCGATGCCCTGGCCCTGGAACGGGAGGGTAGGCAGGCCTGCGGCGTGGTGCTCCGCGTCCGCGACGGCAAGATCACCCGGTCGGAGGACTACGTCTTCGGCAGCCGGCTCGACGACTCCGACGACGAGTTCTTCCAGCGTTTCGCGGCCGAGACCCTCACGCGCAGCACGGAGCTCGGAACCGAGGTCCTCCTGGATCGGGTGCTCGCCGACACCGAGCAGTGGGAAGAGCTCCTCCGGGAGCGCCATGGACATCGCGTCCGGCTTTCCGTCCCCCGACGGGGTGACCGGGCCGAGCTGGTCCGCATGGCCCGCACCAACGCCCGCCTGAAGCTGCGGGAGCGCATGGCGCGGACCGATCCGTCTCGGGTGCGGGATCGGCGCGACGAGGTGCCCGAGGTCCTCGACCTGAAGGAACGTCTGGAGCTTCCGGTGGCACCGCACACGATCGAGTGTTTCGACATGAGCCACTTCCAGGGAGGCCAACGTGTCGGGGCCCTCGTGTTCTTCTCCGCGGGCAGTCCGCT includes:
- the rpsT gene encoding 30S ribosomal protein S20, yielding MPHHKSAKKRVKTNEIRRKRNAARRTRMRRSVRDLRTTLATASVLDEAQTRELVAVESLLDRMAGKGLIHRNKAARLKSRLTRQANARSEGSEG
- the uvrC gene encoding excinuclease ABC subunit UvrC, whose product is MFVLDTARAPDRPEPPMDDRQTPSEDFHGHVPEPVREKLRSLPAAPGVYLMKDDRGKVIYVGKASRLAHRVRNYFGPITMLDPKTRTLVTRIADFDWIVVPSEQDALLLEDQLIKEYKPRYNIRLKDDKRYPYLCLTTGEPYPRIFVTRRAEDDGNEYYGPYTNARAMRLTLKTLTGILPVRTCNLDLPEETVPRPCLDYHIERCCAPCVDYVTKDEYSDLVEEVRLFLQGRSDHLKTVLHERMERASLELRFEEAAQIRDRIDAIDQVAEKQRVVMSPATRVDALALEREGRQACGVVLRVRDGKITRSEDYVFGSRLDDSDDEFFQRFAAETLTRSTELGTEVLLDRVLADTEQWEELLRERHGHRVRLSVPRRGDRAELVRMARTNARLKLRERMARTDPSRVRDRRDEVPEVLDLKERLELPVAPHTIECFDMSHFQGGQRVGALVFFSAGSPLKSRYRRFRIKQTEQIDDFAMMQECLERYYSRLQDEDKLPADLVVVDGGAGQLGVAVKTLRRYGFVETAVIGLAKREEEIYLPGSADPVRLPRSSAALKLLQRIRDEAHRFAITYHRRLRDKETLSSVLDEIPGIGAVKRRNLLAHFGSAEAVGAAPIDELVRVPGIGPRDAERIVGFFLTRGGVA